The Candidatus Methylacidiphilales bacterium genome contains a region encoding:
- a CDS encoding glycosyltransferase family 39 protein has translation MSQIQDLVYAIEVGALRVWILRLALMIMMLGFGVYYAATQFNGFGNPEDMDMAQLGRQIVMGRGYTTKFIRPTALKEMGLQSQNFTPGQGDFPETVQPPVYPYLLAGLFKFSGANFEVPLDHLRELHIFKPELSVVIFNTILLLLALVVFYVWMTRAFDNRIAIVSCVFVVFSDLMWNFAISGLPVALLMLLVSLIGLLICEAALADEVENSVLPPVFMALAGLVLGVAILTRYSMLALYIPFVGLGFLGFSRRGSCGFLAAFVPAVIFAPWLIRNFNLTGNFFGYAWLAVYANDSTIWRLFAESLQEMTQLRAFMHTFSHGVVNILANLGVLFGGLLMPVFFIGSIFHAFRRPCVQTPRWFWIASLLLLICFNAPILNDQSPSEKIELNSLFVLFPVLAGYGTAFLFILIDRLKLPSPILQWPIVVLVAAFQMAPLGFRVFQRSPALYAYPPYFPPVMVLMKSWIKPQEVMVSDIPWACAWYSDRITLWLPKQRKDMEEFNDFHYRVVAMLLTPESRNRRMFSEIENGEYSDWAGLIKRDDFRELPLPRFTPLPPNKGDYFIFADHVRWPQ, from the coding sequence ATGTCTCAAATTCAGGATTTGGTTTACGCCATTGAGGTGGGAGCCTTGAGGGTTTGGATTTTGCGTCTGGCCTTGATGATCATGATGCTGGGTTTTGGGGTTTACTACGCCGCAACCCAATTCAACGGGTTTGGGAATCCGGAGGACATGGACATGGCGCAGCTTGGCCGGCAGATCGTCATGGGCAGGGGATACACCACCAAATTCATCCGCCCGACAGCCTTGAAAGAGATGGGGTTGCAGTCGCAGAATTTTACTCCGGGGCAGGGTGATTTTCCGGAAACTGTTCAGCCTCCCGTGTACCCCTATTTGTTGGCGGGTCTTTTCAAGTTCAGTGGCGCTAATTTCGAGGTGCCACTGGATCACTTGAGGGAGCTTCATATTTTCAAGCCGGAGTTGAGCGTGGTGATCTTTAATACAATCCTGCTGTTGCTTGCACTGGTTGTATTTTATGTCTGGATGACGCGTGCGTTCGACAACCGCATTGCAATTGTGAGCTGTGTGTTTGTCGTTTTTTCTGACTTGATGTGGAATTTCGCCATTTCAGGCCTGCCAGTTGCCCTCCTGATGCTGCTGGTTTCATTGATAGGGTTGCTGATCTGTGAGGCGGCGTTGGCGGATGAAGTGGAAAATTCGGTTTTACCCCCCGTGTTTATGGCTTTGGCCGGCCTGGTGCTTGGAGTTGCGATCCTGACACGTTATAGCATGCTGGCCTTGTATATTCCATTTGTCGGGCTTGGTTTTTTGGGCTTTTCGCGGCGTGGAAGCTGTGGATTCCTGGCCGCCTTTGTTCCGGCTGTGATTTTCGCGCCGTGGCTTATCCGCAATTTCAACCTGACGGGCAATTTTTTTGGTTATGCATGGTTGGCGGTTTATGCCAACGACTCAACCATCTGGCGTTTATTTGCCGAGAGCCTCCAGGAAATGACACAGTTGCGGGCTTTTATGCATACCTTTAGCCATGGGGTTGTAAATATTCTTGCAAATTTGGGCGTTCTATTTGGCGGGCTGTTGATGCCAGTTTTTTTCATCGGCAGCATCTTTCATGCTTTTCGCCGTCCGTGTGTTCAAACTCCGCGCTGGTTTTGGATCGCGTCGTTGCTGCTGTTGATCTGTTTTAACGCTCCCATTTTAAATGACCAATCCCCGTCGGAAAAAATCGAACTCAATAGTTTGTTTGTTCTTTTTCCTGTGCTGGCCGGCTATGGCACGGCTTTTTTGTTCATCCTCATTGACCGGTTGAAACTGCCAAGCCCCATCCTGCAATGGCCGATTGTCGTCCTCGTTGCAGCCTTCCAAATGGCGCCACTCGGATTCCGCGTTTTTCAACGGTCTCCGGCACTTTATGCCTACCCTCCCTATTTTCCTCCAGTCATGGTATTGATGAAGAGCTGGATCAAACCGCAGGAAGTCATGGTTTCAGACATTCCCTGGGCCTGCGCGTGGTATAGCGACCGGATCACCCTCTGGCTTCCGAAGCAAAGAAAGGACATGGAAGAGTTCAACGATTTTCATTATCGGGTCGTGGCCATGTTGCTGACGCCTGAGAGCCGAAACCGCCGGATGTTCAGTGAAATTGAAAACGGAGAATACTCGGACTGGGCCGGGCTGATCAAACGGGATGATTTTCGTGAATTGCCGCTTCCGCGGTTCACGCCCTTACCCCCCAACAAGGGGGATTACTTCATTTTTGCGGATCATGTACGCTGGCCGCAATAG